The following proteins come from a genomic window of Verrucomicrobiia bacterium:
- a CDS encoding NAD(P)H-dependent glycerol-3-phosphate dehydrogenase, whose translation MKHSGHIAILGAGNMGTALGHLLASNGHEVVLWDFFTEVVEEINLRHRNSRYLDGVELSKRIRATSSRIECVQDAAMLVLAMPSAFIVDALLEVKPVLSSKIPVISAAKGVLRDTHEPISEKIAEVVASDQLTILGGPAIANEFSRGMATAVMLASVSSEQCALWQGALQNDFFRTLPTQDVTGVYLGGILKNVYAILLGYLDALGGGKNLEAAVLNAALREMAMLAIAKSAQRETIYGLAGLGDLVATGFSKDSHNRGYGWKLGSNSGLSETKLLPEGAWAVHSVCLWANEAKVEVPLACLVKEIVEGKRPGLAEALRFI comes from the coding sequence ATGAAACACAGCGGACATATCGCTATTCTCGGCGCGGGCAATATGGGAACTGCCTTGGGCCATCTGCTGGCGAGCAATGGCCATGAAGTCGTGCTGTGGGATTTTTTTACGGAAGTGGTGGAGGAAATCAATTTACGCCATCGCAACAGCCGTTATCTGGATGGTGTGGAACTCAGTAAAAGGATTCGTGCGACTTCTTCGCGGATTGAGTGTGTCCAAGATGCGGCGATGTTGGTCCTCGCCATGCCTTCGGCTTTTATTGTGGATGCATTGCTGGAGGTGAAACCGGTTCTCTCTTCGAAAATACCCGTGATCAGTGCCGCCAAAGGGGTGTTGCGTGATACGCATGAACCTATCTCGGAGAAAATTGCTGAGGTGGTGGCTTCAGATCAACTGACCATTCTTGGCGGACCCGCGATTGCCAATGAATTTTCTCGAGGTATGGCGACGGCGGTGATGCTGGCCTCGGTATCATCAGAACAGTGTGCGCTATGGCAGGGTGCGTTGCAGAATGATTTCTTCCGCACTTTGCCGACGCAAGATGTGACAGGGGTGTATCTGGGCGGCATCTTGAAAAACGTCTATGCCATCCTCTTGGGATATCTGGATGCGTTGGGCGGCGGGAAGAATCTGGAAGCGGCAGTGTTGAATGCGGCGCTGCGTGAAATGGCGATGCTGGCGATCGCTAAGAGTGCGCAGCGCGAAACTATTTACGGGCTGGCTGGATTGGGCGATTTGGTCGCTACTGGTTTCTCAAAAGACAGCCACAATCGCGGCTATGGCTGGAAGCTGGGATCGAATTCAGGTTTGTCTGAAACCAAGCTTTTGCCGGAAGGTGCTTGGGCAGTTCACTCCGTTTGCCTATGGGCGAATGAAGCAAAAGTGGAGGTGCCGCTGGCGTGCTTGGTCAAAGAGATCGTGGAAGGCAAACGACCGGGTTTGGCCGAGGCGCTCCGATTCATTTAG
- a CDS encoding P-II family nitrogen regulator, producing the protein MKKIEAIIKPFKLDEVKEALSTIGVQGMTVTEVKGFGRQKGHTEIYRGSEYTVEFLPKIKLEVVLADSMIAAAVEAIVKAAKTGKIGDGKVFVMPIDDIVRIRTDEKGEQAV; encoded by the coding sequence ATGAAAAAGATCGAAGCAATCATCAAACCCTTCAAACTGGACGAAGTGAAGGAAGCTCTCTCCACCATCGGCGTGCAGGGCATGACGGTCACCGAAGTCAAAGGCTTCGGCCGCCAGAAGGGGCACACAGAGATCTACCGCGGGTCTGAATACACCGTGGAGTTTCTGCCCAAGATCAAACTCGAAGTCGTGCTGGCTGACAGCATGATCGCCGCCGCTGTAGAAGCGATCGTGAAAGCCGCCAAGACCGGGAAGATTGGTGATGGCAAGGTGTTCGTGATGCCCATCGACGATATCGTGCGCATCCGCACGGATGAGAAGGGTGAGCAGGCTGTTTAA